Within Sphingobium sp. KCTC 72723, the genomic segment GCCGTCGCGGGTGTCTAACATGGGCATGGGGCAGTCCTCTTCTATGGGGACTGGCTTAACCCTTTGGCGTGGCGGCCTGTTCCGGGGCGATGCGACGAAGGGACACGAAACTATAGGCGGGCCGCCCGTCCTGCGCGCCATGGGCCTGCCGCGCCGTTTCGGTCCAGTGCGCCGGGTCGGGATAGGCGATGGCGGCGTCGCCCTGCGCCTCTACATGCACTTCCGTCAATTCGATCCGATCGGCGCGGTCCATGAACAGGCGATATATTTCTGCGCCGCCGATGATCATCACCGTGGGTGCGTCGGCCAGCGCCAGTGCAGCATCTACATCATGCGCGACTTCCGCGCCCTGCCCGCGCCACACACGGTCGCGGGTCAACACGATATGGCGGCGGCCGGGCAACAGGCCGGGCAGGCTGTCGAACGTCTTGCGCCCCATGATCATGGGATGGCCCAGCGTCAGCGCCTTGAAATGCTTGAGGTCGGCGGGCAGTCGCCAGGGCAGGTCGCCGTCCCGACCGATCACGCCATTGTCGGCGCGGGCGAGGACCAGCACGATCTCGCTCATAGCGTCAGCCGCGTGACATGCCCCATCTTGCGACCGGGCCGCGCTTCATGCTTGCCATAGAGGTGCAGATGACTGGCCGGGTCGGACAGGATGGCCAGCCAATCATGCGCGTCGTCGCCGATCAGGTTGCGCATCTCCACCCCGCGCGCCGCCAGCCCGGTATCGCCAAGGGGCAGGCCACACACCGCGCGGACATGATTTTCGAACTGGCTGGTGAGCGCACCCTCGATCGTCCCATGGCCGCTATTATGGACGCGCGGCGCCATTTCGTTGAACACCGGGCCATCGGCACTGGCGAAAAATTCGCAGGTCAGCACGCCCACATAATCGAGCGCGTCGGCAATTTTTTGCGCCAGCGCGCGGGCGGCGGGCACCTGTCCCTCGATCAGCGGCCCGGCAGGCGTAGTCGACGTGCTGAGGATGCCGTTGACATGAACGTTGGCGGCGCTGTCCCAAAAGCGCACCTGCCCGTCCGCGCCACGCACCAATATGACCGAAAATTCCTCGGCAAAGGTGACAAAGCCTTCCAGAATCGCGCTTTGGCGTCCGATGGCGTTCCATGCGCCGACGGCATCGCCCGGCTCGTTGAGCCGCGCCTGACCCTTGCCGTCATAGCCCATGCGGTTGGTTTTCAGGATCGCGCGGCTGCCCACCTGCTCGATCGCGCTTTCCAGATCGTCCAGATTTTCGACCGGGGCGAAGGGCGCGGTCAGGCCACCCAAATCACAGACGAACCGCTTTTCCGCCAGCCTGTCCTGCGCCACGCGCAACGCCTGCGCACCGGGGCGCACCAGCGTCTTTGCCGCCAGCATTTCAACCGCCGCCGGGTCGATATTCTCAAATTCGTAAGTGACGACATCCACGCCCTGCGCGAACGCAGCCAGCGCATCCGCGTCGGCATATTCGCCCCGTGTCCAGCCCGCGCATATATCCGCCGCCGGGCCGCTCTCCTCCGGCGCATAGATGACGGTGCGATAGCCCAGTTGCGCAGCGGCCAACGCAATCATCCGGCCAAGCTGGCCGCCGCCAAGAATGCCGATGGTCGAACCGGGCGCGATCGTCGTCATGGGCGCGATCAGTCCTCGACGGTTTCGGCGACGGCGTCGGTCTGCTTGCTACGCCATGCGTCCAGACGCCCGGCCAGCGCGCCATCGTTGATCGCCAATATGGATGCAGCGAGCAGCCCGGCATTGATCGCGCCGGGCTTGCCGATCGCCAGCGTGGCGACGGGAATACCGCCGGGCATCTGGACGATGGACAGCAGCGAATCCATGCCCTTCAATGCCTTCGATTCGACCGGCACGCCCAGCACGGGCAGCCGCGTCATCGACGCGCACATGCCCGGCAGATGGGCCGCCCCGCCTGCGCCCGCGATAATGACTTTCAGGCCGCGCCCGACCGCGCCGGTCGCATAATCATAGAGCCGCTGAGGCGTGCGGTGGGCCGACACCACTTTGCATTCATGGGCCACGCCCAATGCTTCGAGCGTTTCGGCGGCGTGGCGCATCGTGTCCCAGTCGGACCGCGACCCCATGATGATGCCAACCTCGATTGCCCCGCTCATGCCCAACGCTTCCCCTCATCGCGCGGTCACAACGACGCCGCCCGGAAAGCAAAGCCCCTTAGCGGCAGCGCCGTTAAGGGGCAATGATTCATAGCATTTGAGTGATCGCGGTTACCGTTCCGACAGATAATAGCGCTCGATCGCGCTCAGATCGTCGGCCAGTTCATAGACGATCGGCTGGCCGGTCGGGATTTCCAGTTCGGTGATTTCGTCGTCGGGAATGTTCGACAGATGCTTCACCAGCGCACGCAGCGAATTGCCATGGGCGGAAATCAGCACGCGCTTGCCCGCTTTCAGGTCAGGCGCGATGCGGCTTTCCCAATAGGGCAGCACGCGCGCGATCGTGTCTTTCAGGCTTTCGGTCGACGGGATGGCAATGCCGTCATAACGGCGGTCGGCCGACAGGTCGAATTCGCTGCCCGCTTCCAGCACCGGCGGCGGAATGTCGAAGCTGCGCCGCCACACCTTGACCTGCGCATCGCCATGCTTGGCCGCCGTCTCCGCCTTGTCCAGACCCGTCAGCCCGCCATAGTGGCGCTCGTTAAGGTGCCAGTCCTTTTCGACCGGCAACCACAGCCGCCCCATTTCCTCCAGCGC encodes:
- a CDS encoding dihydrofolate reductase, which translates into the protein MSEIVLVLARADNGVIGRDGDLPWRLPADLKHFKALTLGHPMIMGRKTFDSLPGLLPGRRHIVLTRDRVWRGQGAEVAHDVDAALALADAPTVMIIGGAEIYRLFMDRADRIELTEVHVEAQGDAAIAYPDPAHWTETARQAHGAQDGRPAYSFVSLRRIAPEQAATPKG
- a CDS encoding 5-(carboxyamino)imidazole ribonucleotide synthase, with protein sequence MTTIAPGSTIGILGGGQLGRMIALAAAQLGYRTVIYAPEESGPAADICAGWTRGEYADADALAAFAQGVDVVTYEFENIDPAAVEMLAAKTLVRPGAQALRVAQDRLAEKRFVCDLGGLTAPFAPVENLDDLESAIEQVGSRAILKTNRMGYDGKGQARLNEPGDAVGAWNAIGRQSAILEGFVTFAEEFSVILVRGADGQVRFWDSAANVHVNGILSTSTTPAGPLIEGQVPAARALAQKIADALDYVGVLTCEFFASADGPVFNEMAPRVHNSGHGTIEGALTSQFENHVRAVCGLPLGDTGLAARGVEMRNLIGDDAHDWLAILSDPASHLHLYGKHEARPGRKMGHVTRLTL
- the purE gene encoding 5-(carboxyamino)imidazole ribonucleotide mutase; amino-acid sequence: MSGAIEVGIIMGSRSDWDTMRHAAETLEALGVAHECKVVSAHRTPQRLYDYATGAVGRGLKVIIAGAGGAAHLPGMCASMTRLPVLGVPVESKALKGMDSLLSIVQMPGGIPVATLAIGKPGAINAGLLAASILAINDGALAGRLDAWRSKQTDAVAETVED
- the gpmA gene encoding 2,3-diphosphoglycerate-dependent phosphoglycerate mutase — translated: MPTLVLIRHGQSTWNLENRFTGWWDVDVTEKGVGEARAAGQLMKAKGLDFDQCYTSVQSRAIKTLNLALEEMGRLWLPVEKDWHLNERHYGGLTGLDKAETAAKHGDAQVKVWRRSFDIPPPVLEAGSEFDLSADRRYDGIAIPSTESLKDTIARVLPYWESRIAPDLKAGKRVLISAHGNSLRALVKHLSNIPDDEITELEIPTGQPIVYELADDLSAIERYYLSER